From Paenibacillus sp. PL2-23:
CGGCAGAGGCGGTACAAGCGTAAAATCGGGAAGCACAACGCAGGATTCCTGCATCATTTCGCCTATGAGCGGAAGATGAAGGAATCCTTTGCTGCATATACTAATGCGTAAATGTTGCAGGGGGGAAGGCGCATGTTGGAAATTTCGGCTGGCGGTGTTGTATACCGCCGCAACGAACAAGGTGAGCTGCAAATTCAGCTCATTCAGGACCGCTATGGCAAGGTTTCCCTGCCGAAGGGCAAGATGGAGGCGGGCGAGACGGTGGAGCAGACCGCGCTTCGCGAAATTGCGGAGGAAACCGGTCTAACCGGTGTCATTATTGCGCCTATCGACCAGATCAAATATCAATATGAGCATCATGAATACGGCACCGTGAACAAAGAGGTGCATTATTATCTTGTAGAGGCCGTTGGCGGGAAGCATCAGGCGCAGGTGGAGGAAATTCGCGGCGTCGACTGGTTCGAGCCGCTGGAGGCCTGGCGCAAGCAGAAGCAGTCCGGCTACGACAATAATCATCGCATCGTAGCCGGTGCGCTGCAGCTGCTGGGTATTGCTGTTCAGCCGTAAGGCGTTCATTCTCCCTATCTGAGCTCTATGGAATCCAAGCGACGGAACACGCTCATATAACAGAAGGGCAGCGCGAGCAGGGAGCAAGCGATATTAAATATCGTCTGGGCGTGAGCGATTTGCGAGGCGGGTGAATGGGACAGCCAGCCCGCGAACGCTGTCAGCTCGCCGGTAAGCGGCAGGAAAAGAAGAGCCCCAAGCAGGTTGAGGAGCGTATGGGCATAAGCAACGAATTGACCGGCCCGCGAGCCTCCGATGGACGCCAGAAGGGCCGTTACACAGGTGCCTACGTTAGAGCCGAGCACAAGAGCGACGCCGAGCTCCGGAGACATCGCTCCGATGCTGACGAACCCCATGACGAGGCCAATCACTGCGGCGCTGCTATGAATGGCAGCGGTCAATATGGCTCCAGCCGCAAGTCCCCACCATATACCGGCGGCCGCTTTCTGGAGGAACCAGTCGAACATGGGGCTTTGCTGCACAGCCGGCCCGATCGACTGCATCATCGTCAGGCCATACAGCAGTAGTCCGAAGCCGCATAACGCCACGGATACAAAGCGCACATACTCCAGCCATCTGGGAGCGCCCAGACGGGGAATGAGCCCAGCCTCGCCGAGCAAGGCGGTCAGAAGCCAGATCGCGGTAGATATACACAGCAGCGGTACAGCAAGGTCATGGATATGCAGAGCGATAAGCTCGGTTGTCACCGTCGTGCCGATATTTGTACCCAGAATGATGCCCAGCGTGCGCGGGAAAGTAAGCAGCCCCGCATTAACGAGACCTATCGAAATAATCGTTACCGCCGTGCTGCTCTGCAGGACAGCGGTCGTTGCTGTGCCCACGGCTAGTCCGTGCAGCGGCGTTCGTGTGGAGCGTTGCAGCGCTCCTGACAGATAAGGGCCGGCCAAGCGGTGCAGCGCCAGCTCCATCAGCTTCATGCCGCACATAAACACGGCGAAGCCAAGCAGCATGGGGACCAGAATCGTATGTATCATTTGTAATATCTCCTTTATTATCTATCCATGACTTATAGGTATGCCTAGGTCCAAACCGTCATGACAAGCCCGTACATAGAGAGGAAGTATGTCAAGTTGAGCGAGCAAGCCAAAATCGTGCTGAACAAGGCGCGCAAAAAAAGAACGGAGCAGGGGCACCCCTGGATATTCGGGAGTGAAATCGACAGGCTGGAGGGACAAGCCGAGCCAGGCGGTCTGGTGGAGGTTGTGAATCATCAGGGCAAATATTTGGCTACGGGCTACTGGAATCCGAAATCGCAGATTACGGTGCGCATTGTTTCCTACGAGCCTATCCCCGTAATGGGTCAGTCATTCCTGGCGGAGAGGCTGAAGCGCTGCAAGGAGCACAGGGAACGCTTTGTCGCGGATCGGGACTGCCGCCTCGTATACGGAGAAGCAGACTTTCTGCCGGGGCTGATCGTAGACCGTTTCGGCGACGTGCTGGTGGTGCAAATTCTGACCTTAGGCATGGAGGTTGTGAAGGCGGCGCTGATTGACGCGCTTGTGGAGGTGTTCCAGCCAGCCGGCATCTATGAGAGAAGCGACGTCAGCGTCCGCGGCTTGGAAGGGCTGGAGGAGCGGAAGGGTGTGTTGTACGGGCAATGCGAGCCGATCGTCATTATCGAGGAGAATGGCTTGAAGCTGGAAGTGGATATCGTGGATGGTCAAAAAACAGGCTATTTCTTCGATCAGCGCGAGAACCGGGCTTCCATTGCGCCGTTAATGCAGGGCTGGGGGGCGCGAAGCGGCATACGGCTGTCCGCTCATCCGGAGCATGAGGAGGCCGGTCTTGTACCCGTCAACGCCAATGGCAAGGCCGTCACCTTCCCCTACTGGGATGGCGCAACGGTGCTGGAATGCTTCGCCCACACAGGCAGCTTTACGCTGCACGCTTGTCAATACGGCGCCAAGAAGGTTACCTGTCTCGATGTGTCTCAGCATGCCATTGACACTGCGAAGCGGAATGTAGAGCGCAATGGCTTCTCCGAGCGCGTGGAGTTCGTCGTTGCGGACGCGTTCCAATACTTGCGGGAGCAAGTGAAAGGGCTGGAGGAGCGTAAGAGCAGAGCGGCTGGCGGCGGGGATACGTCGAAGAAGCTGGCTTCGGCGGGCCGGACCTGGGATGTGGTTATTCTGGATCCTCCCGCGTTCGCCAAGACAAGAAATGCGGTGCAGGGGGCGTGTCGAGGCTACAAGGATATTAATCTGCAGGGCCTTAAACTGGTCAACGAGGGCGGATACCTGGTGACAGCGAGCTGCTCCTATCATATGCGGCCCGACTTGTTTCTGGAGACCATCCAAGAGGCGGCGAACGATGCCGGCAAGCTGCTTCGCCTAGTGGAGTGGCGCGCAGCCGGCAAGGATCATCCGCAGCTGCTTGGCGTCAATGAGGGCCATTATTTGAAATTTGCGATATTCGAGGTTCGCAGCAAAACTCAAACTCATTAAATTCACGCGATGTTCAAGCTCGGGAGAGGAGAGCGAACAATGCCGCTTCGATTTATTATTGGACGGGCAGGCTCAGGCAAGACGAGCTATTGCCAGATGGAGATACGAGAGGAAATGCGGAGAGACCCGGGCGGTCCTCCGCTCATTATGCTTGTGCCGGAGCAGGCGACCTTCCAGACCGAATATTCGCTCCTGAAGGGCGGCGGTCCAAGGGGCTCGCTTCGGGCTCAGGCGTTAAGCTTCCGGCGACTGGCGTTCCGGGTTATGCAGGAGTCGGGAGGCACGGCGCTCGTGCCGATCGGCGACACGGGCAAGTCGATGCTGCTGTACAAAATCGTGCATAAGCTTGCCTCCGAGCTGGAGCTGTTCCGAGGCAGCGGGGAGCAAGCGGGCTTTATCGAGCGATTGTCGGAGCTGCTGACGGAGTGGAAGCGGTACGGCGTCCAGTCGGACGGCATTCGCCAGTTCGCCGGTGCGTCGGAGGGGAGCAAGAGCGGGCTGTTGAAGCGTAAGCTGCATGATCTGGGCCGCATATACGAAGCGATGGAAGGCGAGCTGGAAGGCAAATATGTGGACGCCGAGGATTACTTGGAGCGCCTGAAGACTGGCTATGGAGCCGCGTCGGCCATGAAAGAGGCTCGTTATTGGGTGGACGGCTTCCATGGCTTCACGCCGACGGAAATGGAGGCGCTCGGCACACTGCTTGCCTCCGGCGCGCATGTAAGCGTGACGCTGACGCTGGATCGGCCGTACCGGTCAGACGAGAGACCGCATGAGCTGGAGCTGTTCCATCCTACGGCGGAGACTTGTGTGAAGCTGGCGGAGCTGGCAGAGAAGCTTGGCGCTGATGTGCTGGAGCCCGTCGATCTGAACAAGCGGCCTGCTCCCAAGTTTGCGCAGAGTCCTGTTCTGGCGCATCTGGAGCAGCATTACGGCCAGCGCGTCCCGTTCCTGATCCCTGGAGGCGGGAGTGATGCCGCCTACAATGGCGCCATTCGCCTGGCTTCTGCCCCGAACCGGAGAGCGGAGGTCGAGGCTGTAGCGCGAGACATGCTCGTGAAGGCGCGCGACGGCGTCAGGTGGCGCGATTTCGCGATTCTTGTAAGAAATGCCGAGGATTACGCCGATTATATATCCGTTATATTCAACGATTATGAGATACCGTATTTCATTGACCAGAAGTCGAAGGCGACCCATCATCCGCTGGTTGAATTTATCCGCTCCGCGCTGGAGTCGGTGCTTCACGGCTGGCGTTACGACGCCGTGTTCCGCTGCATCAAGACAGAGATGCTGAATCCGGCTGATGGCAGCCTGCCTCGCGAGTGGTTCGACCGATTGGAAAACTATGCGCTTGCCGCAGGGATTGATGGCTGGAAGTGGCTGGATGAGCGAAGCTGGAGGCCGCTTGGCAAGCCCTCGCTGGAGGACGACGAGGAGCTGGAGGCATCCATCACGGCCAGCGCGCGCCGCGAGTTCGAAATGGTCATGGCGGCCCGCGACACCGTGGTCCCTCCACTGAAGTCGTTCGGCGACGCCCTGCGCAGGCCAGGCAACGTAAGAGGAATGTGCGAGGCGCTGTATCGTCTGCTGGAGCAGGCGGAGGCGGCGGATCGTCTGGACCTCTGGAGCGCTGAGGATATGGCAAACGGCGATCCGCGGCGCAGCCGGTCGCACCGTCAGCTGTGGGATAATGTGATGGCCATGTTGGATCAGCTCGTGGAGCTGGCCGGCGATCAGGAGCTGACGCCCGAGCTGTTCGCCGGTATGGTGGAGGCGGGCTTGGACAGTCTGAATCTGGCCTCTGTGCCGCCTTCGATAGACGAGGTGCTAATCGGCAGCATGGAGAGGACGAGGTCGGGACGCATTCGCGTCTGCTACGTGCTTGGAGCTAATGATGGCGTTATGCCCATGAGGGTGAAGGAGGACGGCATTCTGACGGAGGCCGAGCGTGACGAGTTGGGCGCGAATGGCTTCGAGCTGGCGCCCAGCGTGAGCAGGAGGCTGCTTGACGAGCGGTTCATGATCTACAACGCGCTGACGACGCCCAGCGAATCGCTCTGGATTAGCTGGTCCGCGGCGGATGAGGAAGGCAAGACGCTGCTGCCATCGGAGATTATTCGGGGCATTCGGGCGTTGTTTCCGGGAATTGCCGTACAGGACGCATCTGCGGAGCCAGCGCCTGGTATGTCGCCCGACACGCAGCGGACCTTCGTGCAGCATCCAGAGCGTACGGTGTCGCATCTGATTAAGGCGCTGCGCGATTGGCGGCAGGAAGGCGAAATGGCTCCGTTCTGGTGGGACTTATACAACTGGTACGCCGTTCGACCGGAATGGCAGGGACAGCTTCAGCGTCTTGTCCGATCCTTGACCTATCACAATCAAGAGGAGGCGCTGCCCCGGACGCTCGCGAGAGAGCTGTACGGCGACCGGCTATCCGTCAGCGTATCCCGAATGGAGCGCTTCGTCGCTTGTCCGTTCCAGCATTTTGCCGTACACGGCCTTAAGCTTCGCGAGCGCAAGCTCTACCGTCTGGAGGCGCCGGATGTCGGCCAGCTGTTCCATGCCGCGCTTAGCAAGCTTGCGGGCAAGCTGGAGAGCCGCTGGGGCAAGCTGACGCGCCAGGAGATTAGGCAAGAAGCGTCTCATACGGTAGATGAAATTGCGCCGAAGCTGCAATCGCAGATCCTGCTGAGCAGCGGAAGATTTCAATATATTGCGCGGAAGCTGAAGGAGATTGTCGCGCAGGCAGCCATCATATTAGGCGAGCATGCCAGACGCGCGAAATTCCAGCCAGTCGCAACGGAGGTGGACTTTGGCCCTGGCGGAGCCATTCCGGCGCTGGTTCTGCCGCTGGATGGCGGTGCCGAGCTGGAAATTGTAGGCCGAATTGACCGTGTCGACGCTGCGGAGACGGAGCAGGGCCTGCTTCTGCGCGTGCTGGATTACAAATCCAGCTCCACCTCGCTGAAGCTGGAGGAGGTCGTGCATGGCTTGTCGCTGCAGATGCTCACTTATCTCGATGTGCTCATAACGCACTCAGAGCAGTGGCTGGGCAAGCCTGCGCAGCCGGCAGGCGTGCTGTACTTTCATGTCCACAATCCGCTGCTGCAGCTTGCGAATCGTATCGAGCCCCACGAGGTGACATCGAAGCTGCTGAAGCGATACAAGACCAAAGGGCTGCTGACGGCCGATTCTGAGGTGGCCAGACTGATGGACGGCGAGCTGGATACGGGCTACTCCGATATTTTGCCCGTTGCGCTCAAGAAGGACGCGAGCTTCTACAGCAGCTCCTCTGTTGTGACGGAGGAGCAGTGGAGCTCGCTGCGTCGTTCCGTCAGAGATATGATCGGCCGAATTGGGAACAGCATTCTGGAAGGCGAGGTATCGATTGAGCCTTATCGGCTGGGTCCCAAGTCGCCCTGCCAATTCTGCGATTACAAGCCAGTATGCCAATTCGACGCGCTGTTCGAGGGGAACGTCTACCGGAAGCTGGGGAAACCATCCAGGGAAGAGGTTTGGCGGCAGCTAGAGGGGGAGTGAGAATATGTTGAATCCATTCGTGCCGAAGCCGGCAAACAGCACATGGACAGACGATCAATGGGAAGCGATTGTAACGGAAGGGGAGAATGTGCTGGTAGCGGCCGCGGCAGGGTCCGGCAAGACAGCCGTGCTGGTAGAGCGAATTATTCGCAAAATATCCTCCCGCACCGATGTGGATCGTCTGCTTGTTGCAACGTTCACCAAGGCCGCGGCGGCGGAGATGAAGGATCGCATCCGGCTCGCTCTGGAGAAGGAGTTGGAGCGCCAGCCGGATTCGGAGCATCTGCGGAAGCAGCTTGCTCTGATGGGCAAAGCATCCATTACGACACTGCATTCGTTCTGCCTGGATGTCATCAGGCGTTATTATCCGCTGATTGGTCTCGATCCGGGCTTCCGAATCGCCAATGAAACGGAGAGCGAGCTAATCAGGCTGGATACATTGGATGCTTTGTTCGAGGAGAAGTATGGCGGACAAGGCGAGGCGGACGGAGCGTTCCTGCAGCTGGCGGACCGCTATGGCGGCGAACGCGGCGACGAGCCGCTCTATCAGCTTGTGCTGAGCCTGTATGACTTCGCGCAAAGCCATCCCTGGCCGGAGCAATGGCTGCGGGAGACAGCCGCAGCCTATGAGGAGGCGACCGTGGAGCACCTGGAGGGTAGCGAGTGGATATCGACGCTCCGCGCTGACATGACGCTCGATCTGGAAGGCGCTGCGGATCAGCTCCGTCAAGCGCTGGAGCTGGCTCGCCAGCCAGCGGGGCCTTCCCCGTACGCGGAAGCCTTCAGCGACGATCTTGCGCTGGTGGAGGGTTTGCTGGACCATGTGCGATCCACTTCGTGGCGTCATTGGGCCGAGCCGTTCCGCCAGGCGGCGTTCGGTAAGCTGAAGGCGCTGCGCGGCGAGGATTACGACAAAGGGCTTCAGGAGCAAGCCAAGGAGCTCCGCGAAGGCGCGAAGAAGCTGGTGTCCGGACTCGCCGACGAATTGTTCGGCCGTGACGCGGAGCAGTTCGCGGAGGAGCTCGCCGAGCTTGCGCCGCTGATGCGCACGCTGGCTGAGCTGGTTATCGCCTTCGGGGAACGATTCGAGTCGGCGAAACGGACCAAAGGGCTTCTGGATTTCGGCGATTTGGAGCATTATTGCCTCCGCATATTGCGAGACCCCGCGTCTACCCCTGGCGAGATGCTGCCTTCCATAGCGGCATTGGACTATCAGGCTTTGTTCGACGAGATCCTGTTGGACGAATACCAGGATACCAATATGGTGCAGGAGGCGATTGTGTCGCTGATCCAGCGCCCCGGCGGTGGCAATCGCTTTATGGTTGGCGACGTGAAGCAAAGCATCTACCGCTTCCGCCTTGCGGAGCCCAATCTGTTCCTGGCCAAATATAAGGTCTACCGC
This genomic window contains:
- a CDS encoding Na/Pi symporter gives rise to the protein MIHTILVPMLLGFAVFMCGMKLMELALHRLAGPYLSGALQRSTRTPLHGLAVGTATTAVLQSSTAVTIISIGLVNAGLLTFPRTLGIILGTNIGTTVTTELIALHIHDLAVPLLCISTAIWLLTALLGEAGLIPRLGAPRWLEYVRFVSVALCGFGLLLYGLTMMQSIGPAVQQSPMFDWFLQKAAAGIWWGLAAGAILTAAIHSSAAVIGLVMGFVSIGAMSPELGVALVLGSNVGTCVTALLASIGGSRAGQFVAYAHTLLNLLGALLFLPLTGELTAFAGWLSHSPASQIAHAQTIFNIACSLLALPFCYMSVFRRLDSIELR
- a CDS encoding class I SAM-dependent rRNA methyltransferase — protein: MTSPYIERKYVKLSEQAKIVLNKARKKRTEQGHPWIFGSEIDRLEGQAEPGGLVEVVNHQGKYLATGYWNPKSQITVRIVSYEPIPVMGQSFLAERLKRCKEHRERFVADRDCRLVYGEADFLPGLIVDRFGDVLVVQILTLGMEVVKAALIDALVEVFQPAGIYERSDVSVRGLEGLEERKGVLYGQCEPIVIIEENGLKLEVDIVDGQKTGYFFDQRENRASIAPLMQGWGARSGIRLSAHPEHEEAGLVPVNANGKAVTFPYWDGATVLECFAHTGSFTLHACQYGAKKVTCLDVSQHAIDTAKRNVERNGFSERVEFVVADAFQYLREQVKGLEERKSRAAGGGDTSKKLASAGRTWDVVILDPPAFAKTRNAVQGACRGYKDINLQGLKLVNEGGYLVTASCSYHMRPDLFLETIQEAANDAGKLLRLVEWRAAGKDHPQLLGVNEGHYLKFAIFEVRSKTQTH
- the addB gene encoding helicase-exonuclease AddAB subunit AddB, whose product is MPLRFIIGRAGSGKTSYCQMEIREEMRRDPGGPPLIMLVPEQATFQTEYSLLKGGGPRGSLRAQALSFRRLAFRVMQESGGTALVPIGDTGKSMLLYKIVHKLASELELFRGSGEQAGFIERLSELLTEWKRYGVQSDGIRQFAGASEGSKSGLLKRKLHDLGRIYEAMEGELEGKYVDAEDYLERLKTGYGAASAMKEARYWVDGFHGFTPTEMEALGTLLASGAHVSVTLTLDRPYRSDERPHELELFHPTAETCVKLAELAEKLGADVLEPVDLNKRPAPKFAQSPVLAHLEQHYGQRVPFLIPGGGSDAAYNGAIRLASAPNRRAEVEAVARDMLVKARDGVRWRDFAILVRNAEDYADYISVIFNDYEIPYFIDQKSKATHHPLVEFIRSALESVLHGWRYDAVFRCIKTEMLNPADGSLPREWFDRLENYALAAGIDGWKWLDERSWRPLGKPSLEDDEELEASITASARREFEMVMAARDTVVPPLKSFGDALRRPGNVRGMCEALYRLLEQAEAADRLDLWSAEDMANGDPRRSRSHRQLWDNVMAMLDQLVELAGDQELTPELFAGMVEAGLDSLNLASVPPSIDEVLIGSMERTRSGRIRVCYVLGANDGVMPMRVKEDGILTEAERDELGANGFELAPSVSRRLLDERFMIYNALTTPSESLWISWSAADEEGKTLLPSEIIRGIRALFPGIAVQDASAEPAPGMSPDTQRTFVQHPERTVSHLIKALRDWRQEGEMAPFWWDLYNWYAVRPEWQGQLQRLVRSLTYHNQEEALPRTLARELYGDRLSVSVSRMERFVACPFQHFAVHGLKLRERKLYRLEAPDVGQLFHAALSKLAGKLESRWGKLTRQEIRQEASHTVDEIAPKLQSQILLSSGRFQYIARKLKEIVAQAAIILGEHARRAKFQPVATEVDFGPGGAIPALVLPLDGGAELEIVGRIDRVDAAETEQGLLLRVLDYKSSSTSLKLEEVVHGLSLQMLTYLDVLITHSEQWLGKPAQPAGVLYFHVHNPLLQLANRIEPHEVTSKLLKRYKTKGLLTADSEVARLMDGELDTGYSDILPVALKKDASFYSSSSVVTEEQWSSLRRSVRDMIGRIGNSILEGEVSIEPYRLGPKSPCQFCDYKPVCQFDALFEGNVYRKLGKPSREEVWRQLEGE
- a CDS encoding NUDIX domain-containing protein, with the protein product MLEISAGGVVYRRNEQGELQIQLIQDRYGKVSLPKGKMEAGETVEQTALREIAEETGLTGVIIAPIDQIKYQYEHHEYGTVNKEVHYYLVEAVGGKHQAQVEEIRGVDWFEPLEAWRKQKQSGYDNNHRIVAGALQLLGIAVQP